From a single Theropithecus gelada isolate Dixy chromosome 8, Tgel_1.0, whole genome shotgun sequence genomic region:
- the CHRNA6 gene encoding neuronal acetylcholine receptor subunit alpha-6 isoform X2, with the protein MPTSKGQGFFHRGLYLWLCVFTPFFKGGAGCATEERLFHKLFSHYNQFIRPVENVSDPVTVHFEVAITQLANVIWNDYKLRWDPVEYDGIETLRVPADKIWKPDIVLYNNAVGDFQVEGKTKALLKYNGMITWTPPAIFKSSCPMDITFFPFDHQNCSLKFGSWSYDKAEIDLLIIGSKVDMNDFWENSEWEIIDASGYKHDIKYNCCEEIYTDITYSFYIRRLPMFYTINLIIPCLFISFLTVLVFYLPSDCGEKVTLCISVLLSLTVFLLVITETIPSTSLVVPLVGEYLLFTMIFVTLSIVVTVFVLNIHYRTPTTHTMPRWVKTVFLKLLPQVLLMRWPLDKTGGTGSDTVPRGLARRPAKGKFASLGEPRHLKECFHYHKSNELATSKRRLNHQPLQWMVENWEHSPEVEDVINSVQFIAENMKSHSETKEVEDDWKYVAMVVDRVFLWIFIIVCVFGTAGLFLQPLLGNTGKS; encoded by the exons ATGCCGACCAGCAAGGGGCAGGGATTCTTTCACAGGGGCTTGTATCTCTGGCTGTGTGTGTTCACACCTTTCTTTAAAG GCGGTGCGGGCTGTGCAACTGAGGAGAGGCTTTTCCACAAACTGTTTTCTCATTACAACCAGTTCATCAGGCCCGTGGAAAACGTTTCTGACCCCGTCACGGTGCACTTTGAAGTGGCCATCACCcagctggccaacgtg atCTGGAATGATTATAAATTGCGCTGGGATCCAGTGGAATATGATGGCATTGAGACTCTTCGAGTTCCCGCGGATAAGATTTGGAAGCCCGACATTGTTCTCTATAACAA TGCTGTTGGTGACTTCCAAGTCGAAGGCAAGACAAAAGCTCTTCTTAAATACAATGGCATGATAACCTGGACTCCACCAGCTATTTTTAAGAGTTCCTGCCCTATGGATATCACCTTTTTCCCTTTTGATCATCAAAACTGTTCCCTAAAATTTGGTTCCTGGTCGTATGACAAAGCTGAAATTGATCTTCTAATCATTGGATCAAAAGTGGATATGAATGATTTTTGGGAAAACAGTGAATGGGAAATTATTGATGCCTCTGGCTACAAACATGATATCAAATACAACTGTTGTGAAGAGATATACACAGATATAACCTATTCTTTCTACATTAGAAGATTGCCGATGTTTTACACAATTAATCTGATCATCCCCtgtctctttatttcatttctaactGTGTTGGTCTTTTACCTTCCTTCAGACTGTGGTGAAAAAGTGACGCTTTGTATTTCAGTCCTGCTTTCTCTGACTGTGTTTTTGCTGGTCATCACAGAGACCATCCCGTCCACATCTCTGGTGGTCCCACTGGTGGGTGAGTACCTGCTGTTTACCATGATCTTTGTCACACTGTCCATCGTGGTGACTGTGTTTGTGTTGAACATACACTACCGCACCCCAACCACACACACCATGCCCAGGTGGGTGAAGACAGTTTTCCTGAAGCTGCTGCCCCAAGTCCTGCTGATGAGGTGGCCTCTGGACAAGACAGGAGGCACAGGCTCTGATACAGTGCCCAGAGGCCTTGCCAGGAGGCCTGCCAAAGGCAAGTTTGCAAGCCTTGGGGAACCCAGACATCTTAAAGAATGCTTCCACTATCACAAATCAAATGAACTTGCCACCAGCAAGAGAAGATTAAATCATCAGCCGTTACAGTGGATGGTGGAAAATTGGGAGCACTCGCCTGAAGTTGAAGATGTGATTAACAGTGTTCAATTCATAGCGGAAAACATGAAGAGCCACAGTGAAACCAAGGAG gTAGAAGATGACTGGAAATACGTGGCCATGGTGGTGGACAGAGTATTTCTTTGGATATTTATAATTGTCTGTGTGTTTGGAACTGCAGGGCTATTTCTACAGCCACTACTTGGGAACACAGgaaaatcttaa
- the CHRNA6 gene encoding neuronal acetylcholine receptor subunit alpha-6 isoform X1, producing MPTSKGQGFFHRGLYLWLCVFTPFFKGGAGCATEERLFHKLFSHYNQFIRPVENVSDPVTVHFEVAITQLANVDEVNQIMETNLWLRHIWNDYKLRWDPVEYDGIETLRVPADKIWKPDIVLYNNAVGDFQVEGKTKALLKYNGMITWTPPAIFKSSCPMDITFFPFDHQNCSLKFGSWSYDKAEIDLLIIGSKVDMNDFWENSEWEIIDASGYKHDIKYNCCEEIYTDITYSFYIRRLPMFYTINLIIPCLFISFLTVLVFYLPSDCGEKVTLCISVLLSLTVFLLVITETIPSTSLVVPLVGEYLLFTMIFVTLSIVVTVFVLNIHYRTPTTHTMPRWVKTVFLKLLPQVLLMRWPLDKTGGTGSDTVPRGLARRPAKGKFASLGEPRHLKECFHYHKSNELATSKRRLNHQPLQWMVENWEHSPEVEDVINSVQFIAENMKSHSETKEVEDDWKYVAMVVDRVFLWIFIIVCVFGTAGLFLQPLLGNTGKS from the exons ATGCCGACCAGCAAGGGGCAGGGATTCTTTCACAGGGGCTTGTATCTCTGGCTGTGTGTGTTCACACCTTTCTTTAAAG GCGGTGCGGGCTGTGCAACTGAGGAGAGGCTTTTCCACAAACTGTTTTCTCATTACAACCAGTTCATCAGGCCCGTGGAAAACGTTTCTGACCCCGTCACGGTGCACTTTGAAGTGGCCATCACCcagctggccaacgtg GATGAAGTAAACCAGATCATGGAAACCAATTTGTGGCTGCGTCAC atCTGGAATGATTATAAATTGCGCTGGGATCCAGTGGAATATGATGGCATTGAGACTCTTCGAGTTCCCGCGGATAAGATTTGGAAGCCCGACATTGTTCTCTATAACAA TGCTGTTGGTGACTTCCAAGTCGAAGGCAAGACAAAAGCTCTTCTTAAATACAATGGCATGATAACCTGGACTCCACCAGCTATTTTTAAGAGTTCCTGCCCTATGGATATCACCTTTTTCCCTTTTGATCATCAAAACTGTTCCCTAAAATTTGGTTCCTGGTCGTATGACAAAGCTGAAATTGATCTTCTAATCATTGGATCAAAAGTGGATATGAATGATTTTTGGGAAAACAGTGAATGGGAAATTATTGATGCCTCTGGCTACAAACATGATATCAAATACAACTGTTGTGAAGAGATATACACAGATATAACCTATTCTTTCTACATTAGAAGATTGCCGATGTTTTACACAATTAATCTGATCATCCCCtgtctctttatttcatttctaactGTGTTGGTCTTTTACCTTCCTTCAGACTGTGGTGAAAAAGTGACGCTTTGTATTTCAGTCCTGCTTTCTCTGACTGTGTTTTTGCTGGTCATCACAGAGACCATCCCGTCCACATCTCTGGTGGTCCCACTGGTGGGTGAGTACCTGCTGTTTACCATGATCTTTGTCACACTGTCCATCGTGGTGACTGTGTTTGTGTTGAACATACACTACCGCACCCCAACCACACACACCATGCCCAGGTGGGTGAAGACAGTTTTCCTGAAGCTGCTGCCCCAAGTCCTGCTGATGAGGTGGCCTCTGGACAAGACAGGAGGCACAGGCTCTGATACAGTGCCCAGAGGCCTTGCCAGGAGGCCTGCCAAAGGCAAGTTTGCAAGCCTTGGGGAACCCAGACATCTTAAAGAATGCTTCCACTATCACAAATCAAATGAACTTGCCACCAGCAAGAGAAGATTAAATCATCAGCCGTTACAGTGGATGGTGGAAAATTGGGAGCACTCGCCTGAAGTTGAAGATGTGATTAACAGTGTTCAATTCATAGCGGAAAACATGAAGAGCCACAGTGAAACCAAGGAG gTAGAAGATGACTGGAAATACGTGGCCATGGTGGTGGACAGAGTATTTCTTTGGATATTTATAATTGTCTGTGTGTTTGGAACTGCAGGGCTATTTCTACAGCCACTACTTGGGAACACAGgaaaatcttaa